Proteins from one Candidatus Kapaibacterium sp. genomic window:
- a CDS encoding SPOR domain-containing protein, giving the protein MKILIVVFLFLGTFDVFAQSREVNQHLQMLANGKTDEVRSAIPELLARYPSDPGIMLLHGSVVEDMKLSLDIYRRIVTEHAASEWADDAQWRIVQHYAIWGDTSRAKSELEILRAKHPYSTYLPVAADVVRSSVAYAKSNAKAIARTENQRPIIDEPAKQDFKPLTTEAAPNRLADSKPAENVVIDNRLKEILPELRTEPTPTRTEPVSTRVEPAPRQEVAPITEIDSPEISDVTIAEDVPKAIFYGLQVGIYNEKASAESEKEKFLAKRMRTTVAEKNIAGRLRYAVVIGHYSSLEAAEAAKIIVGQQCGCEPLIYEK; this is encoded by the coding sequence ATGAAAATTTTGATAGTTGTATTTTTGTTTTTGGGGACTTTTGATGTATTCGCACAAAGCAGGGAGGTGAATCAACATCTGCAGATGCTGGCGAATGGCAAAACTGATGAGGTGAGGTCGGCGATTCCGGAACTTTTGGCTCGCTATCCGAGTGACCCGGGTATCATGTTGTTGCATGGTAGTGTGGTCGAGGATATGAAGTTGTCGCTGGACATTTATCGGCGTATCGTCACTGAGCACGCTGCGAGTGAGTGGGCGGACGATGCTCAGTGGCGCATTGTGCAGCATTATGCTATTTGGGGCGATACGAGCAGGGCTAAGTCTGAGCTCGAAATTTTGCGTGCTAAGCATCCCTATTCGACGTACTTGCCGGTTGCTGCCGATGTTGTCAGGAGTTCGGTCGCATATGCCAAGAGCAACGCAAAAGCTATTGCCCGAACTGAAAATCAGCGTCCAATTATTGACGAACCCGCCAAGCAAGATTTCAAGCCGCTTACGACCGAAGCCGCACCTAACAGATTGGCAGATTCGAAACCTGCTGAAAATGTTGTGATTGACAATAGATTGAAAGAAATTCTGCCGGAGCTGAGAACAGAACCGACTCCAACGAGAACTGAACCCGTTTCAACGAGAGTTGAACCGGCTCCAAGGCAAGAAGTTGCACCGATTACGGAAATTGACTCGCCCGAAATAAGCGATGTGACGATTGCGGAAGATGTGCCGAAAGCGATATTTTACGGCTTGCAGGTAGGGATTTACAACGAGAAAGCTTCTGCGGAATCGGAAAAAGAGAAATTTTTGGCAAAGCGCATGCGGACTACCGTTGCGGAGAAAAATATCGCCGGAAGATTGAGATATGCTGTTGTCATAGGGCATTATTCCTCGCTCGAAGCTGCCGAAGCTGCTAAAATAATCGTCGGGCAACAATGCGGGTGCGAGCCTTTGATTTATGAAAAATAA